One genomic window of Candidatus Nitrosopumilus sediminis includes the following:
- a CDS encoding ABC transporter ATP-binding protein: protein MYGEGENQVKALDNVSFSIKKGEFVLIVGSSGSGKSTLLNMIGLLDSPSNGKIFIDGTNTTSLGDDQISSFRNKKLGFIFQFSNLLTDLSVLENVLLPIQIAGSSATDEKDAKNLLKAVGLEDQMNKRANKISGGQAQRVAIARGLINKPSIILADEPTGNLDSVTSQTIVELMKSMAKKLNQTFIVVTHDKEHFGDVDRVITIKDGKAFEGDQPSEMEIIA from the coding sequence ATCTACGGAGAAGGCGAAAATCAAGTAAAAGCACTTGACAATGTTTCATTTTCAATTAAAAAAGGAGAATTTGTATTAATTGTTGGAAGTTCAGGTTCTGGTAAATCTACATTACTAAACATGATTGGATTATTAGATTCCCCAAGTAATGGAAAAATTTTCATTGATGGTACAAACACTACATCACTTGGAGATGATCAAATTTCCTCATTTAGAAATAAAAAATTAGGATTTATTTTTCAATTTTCTAATTTACTTACTGATCTTTCAGTTTTAGAAAATGTATTACTTCCAATTCAAATTGCGGGATCAAGTGCTACTGATGAAAAAGATGCAAAGAATTTACTAAAAGCAGTTGGACTAGAAGATCAAATGAATAAACGTGCAAATAAAATATCTGGTGGACAAGCTCAAAGAGTCGCTATTGCAAGAGGATTGATCAACAAACCTTCAATAATATTAGCAGACGAACCAACTGGTAATCTTGATTCTGTAACGTCTCAAACTATAGTAGAATTAATGAAATCCATGGCCAAAAAACTTAATCAAACATTCATTGTTGTTACACACGATAAAGAACATTTTGGTGATGTTGATAGAGTAATTACAATTAAAGATGGTAAGGCATTTGAAGGTGATCAACCATCAGAAATGGAGATCATTGCATAA
- a CDS encoding AsnC family transcriptional regulator, with protein sequence MDNLDMKILTRLLNNCRESDRQIGIELGISGGAVRARIRKMQAKEIIEEFFIKVEPPVLGYGVLYFVVSGENIKEILEQASLVGEPYFVVPCVGGITVCGISVKENIEQKIELAKKLMKDVKVLSIFEAENPGYISNLTKTDLEILEELIKDPRQKIEQIAKNTKMSTKTITRCIEKLHENEGIQFTLVYDPKKIENFIPHAILTWIEGDLKETLENLNDSFSESYLQIPFVAKNQIVLFMYSNDIYKMDELTQKVRNIQNVKTADLFIPKKISFYVKWIEKAINDFKKSPKLHLTYQTN encoded by the coding sequence ATGGACAATTTAGATATGAAAATCCTTACTAGATTATTAAATAATTGCAGAGAATCTGACAGGCAAATAGGCATAGAATTAGGAATTTCCGGTGGGGCAGTAAGAGCCAGAATTAGAAAAATGCAGGCAAAGGAGATTATTGAAGAATTTTTTATCAAAGTTGAACCACCAGTTTTGGGTTATGGTGTCTTGTACTTTGTGGTGTCAGGTGAAAATATCAAAGAAATTTTAGAGCAAGCAAGCCTCGTTGGTGAACCATATTTTGTAGTTCCATGTGTTGGAGGAATAACGGTTTGTGGTATTTCTGTAAAAGAGAATATAGAGCAAAAAATAGAACTGGCAAAGAAATTGATGAAAGATGTTAAAGTCTTATCGATTTTTGAAGCAGAGAATCCAGGATATATTTCAAATCTTACAAAAACAGATTTGGAAATTTTAGAAGAGTTGATTAAAGATCCTAGACAAAAAATAGAACAAATTGCAAAAAATACAAAAATGTCAACAAAAACAATAACAAGATGTATTGAAAAATTGCATGAAAATGAGGGGATTCAATTTACGTTAGTATACGATCCTAAAAAAATTGAGAATTTCATTCCTCATGCTATATTAACTTGGATAGAAGGAGATCTGAAAGAAACTTTAGAAAATCTTAATGATTCATTTTCTGAATCATACTTGCAAATTCCATTTGTAGCAAAAAATCAAATTGTTCTGTTTATGTACAGTAATGATATTTACAAAATGGATGAATTAACACAAAAAGTTAGAAATATTCAAAATGTAAAAACAGCTGATTTATTCATTCCAAAAAAGATTTCATTTTATGTAAAATGGATTGAAAAAGCTATTAATGATTTCAAAAAATCTCCAAAATTACATTTAACATATCAAACAAATTAA
- the panB gene encoding 3-methyl-2-oxobutanoate hydroxymethyltransferase, with amino-acid sequence MITSYDYTLASLCDKAGIDVLLVGDSAGMVMLGYENTIPVTMDQMCMFTEAVSRARKDSLLVSDLPFMSYQASIEDAINNSGKLIKAGADAVKLEGGSIMAETISAIVDVGIPVMGHIGLQPQTTMLSEGYKVQGKTKDSAMKLIEDAKELEDAGVFSIALEMISHEVAQIISETVNIPVIGIGSGVNCDGQVLVVQDLLGMYDKIKPKFAKRYMNLSEDIVNSLEDYRRDVQTGQFPSKENSFSMNEEELKKLREQIGS; translated from the coding sequence GTGATTACAAGTTATGATTACACTTTAGCCTCATTATGTGATAAAGCAGGAATTGATGTATTGTTAGTTGGCGATAGTGCTGGAATGGTAATGCTTGGGTATGAAAATACAATCCCTGTAACAATGGATCAAATGTGTATGTTTACTGAGGCAGTAAGTAGAGCAAGAAAAGATTCCCTATTGGTATCAGACTTGCCTTTCATGTCATACCAAGCAAGTATTGAAGATGCAATTAACAATTCTGGTAAATTGATCAAAGCAGGAGCAGATGCCGTAAAATTGGAAGGAGGTTCAATTATGGCCGAAACAATTAGTGCAATAGTAGATGTTGGGATTCCTGTAATGGGTCATATTGGATTGCAGCCTCAAACTACAATGCTTTCAGAAGGCTACAAAGTTCAAGGCAAAACCAAAGATTCTGCAATGAAGTTGATTGAGGATGCAAAAGAACTTGAAGATGCAGGAGTGTTCAGTATCGCTTTGGAAATGATTAGTCATGAAGTTGCACAAATTATTTCTGAAACAGTCAATATTCCTGTAATTGGGATTGGTTCAGGAGTAAATTGTGATGGTCAAGTACTGGTTGTTCAAGATTTGTTAGGCATGTATGATAAAATCAAACCAAAATTTGCTAAAAGATACATGAATTTGTCTGAAGATATTGTGAATTCACTTGAGGATTATAGAAGAGATGTGCAGACAGGTCAATTTCCTTCTAAAGAAAATTCATTTTCTATGAATGAAGAAGAATTAAAGAAATTACGTGAACAAATTGGTAGTTAA
- a CDS encoding ABC transporter permease, with translation MLFNKKGSLIGAVLAVTIGILVIHVNFVIFQGLFDAIVRDISDYRNGDILVTDEADFIDKSDLSIVNWFERIPYVDAATPRLSSTAEMNMTKNGKLIEETRVPIVGVDPFRDILASTVHETVSEGSYVFSRNSIVLGTSVAEDLGGAQVGDSVKVLVVDRWGQDQIKRFTVSGIAKSPGGQGFDYTAVVHIDTLRDMMKRSGDTGSFMVKLNDPSKAFEVKEFFLRSFPNDDFLAETIEESAEQQLAGFRSGIAMINMIGYFGMMSSAFAIVTIQMMLVNGKTKEIGVMRAIGAKRKDILIIFIFQGMIIGAIGAGVGTAAGLGYTVYAKETKMSFNNSLPLEVSYNWEKIIQTALTSFALAIIASLYPSYRATKLLPVEAMRTV, from the coding sequence ATGCTATTCAATAAAAAAGGCAGTTTGATTGGAGCAGTATTAGCAGTAACAATTGGAATTTTAGTAATTCATGTAAATTTTGTAATTTTTCAAGGATTGTTCGATGCAATTGTTAGAGACATCAGTGATTATAGAAATGGAGATATTCTTGTAACTGATGAAGCTGATTTTATAGACAAATCCGATTTATCGATTGTAAATTGGTTTGAAAGAATCCCATATGTTGATGCGGCGACACCTCGGCTTTCATCGACGGCTGAAATGAATATGACTAAAAATGGTAAATTAATTGAAGAAACTAGAGTACCAATAGTTGGTGTTGATCCATTTCGTGATATTTTAGCATCAACTGTACATGAAACTGTTTCTGAAGGAAGCTATGTATTTTCAAGAAACTCAATCGTATTGGGAACCTCTGTGGCAGAAGATCTTGGTGGAGCTCAAGTAGGAGATAGTGTTAAAGTTCTTGTAGTTGATAGATGGGGTCAAGATCAAATTAAGAGATTTACTGTTTCTGGAATTGCAAAATCACCTGGAGGTCAAGGATTTGATTACACTGCAGTTGTACATATTGATACTTTACGTGATATGATGAAGAGATCTGGAGATACCGGTTCATTTATGGTAAAACTAAATGATCCTTCTAAAGCATTTGAAGTAAAAGAATTCTTTTTACGTTCATTTCCAAATGATGATTTTCTTGCAGAAACTATAGAAGAATCAGCAGAACAACAACTTGCTGGATTTAGATCCGGTATAGCGATGATTAACATGATTGGATACTTTGGAATGATGTCATCTGCATTTGCAATTGTTACAATTCAGATGATGTTAGTAAATGGAAAAACAAAAGAAATTGGTGTAATGAGGGCAATTGGAGCAAAAAGAAAAGACATTCTAATTATTTTTATTTTCCAAGGTATGATTATTGGAGCAATTGGAGCTGGTGTAGGAACAGCTGCAGGATTGGGATATACTGTGTACGCAAAAGAGACAAAAATGTCGTTTAACAACAGTCTTCCTCTAGAAGTAAGTTACAATTGGGAAAAAATCATTCAGACTGCCTTAACTTCATTTGCTTTGGCTATTATTGCATCTCTATATCCATCGTATAGGGCTACAAAATTGTTACCTGTGGAGGCGATGAGAACTGTCTAA
- a CDS encoding COG1361 S-layer family protein: MNSKIIFSLFLIGFLPLIFDNSYAQITSGGFGQSPFERDFGDVKFLDAYFGTIDEKIEIEPGDGNVPFTVVFANVGTQDITGIRGQLSLPMGFSASDGPGSIIRADSDSNSLAGENFHITFFVNIDQNVKIQQYPGTVKVDYSRLRESGVRTAFADFDFKITGDSVINVKAQDPFLTSLTTNNVVIEIANDGTAPISGVDIVATNTSTELASTSSSTTNVENVVILESSWDIGNINPKSARYFTATVYVPESLKGDTLRIPLSISYYNAHGDLHTISKIVDFYIKGLIDLTIFNVDVIELSGTQMVIGEIINEGNEDGLFGFVSIEPKGDSNIKPSTQFIDEIEVDAPVPFNVPIEFKGQPRYGEHEITITVRYKDSTRDEIFLTQDQIITIVKPSNDDDTTDPTMIIIPIILIVGAAIYIIRRRKKATIEAS, from the coding sequence ATGAATTCTAAAATTATTTTTTCACTATTTTTAATTGGATTTTTACCACTTATTTTTGATAATTCTTATGCACAAATCACTTCTGGCGGATTTGGTCAATCTCCATTTGAAAGAGATTTTGGAGATGTGAAATTTTTAGACGCATATTTTGGTACAATTGATGAAAAAATTGAAATTGAACCAGGTGATGGAAATGTCCCCTTTACAGTAGTATTTGCAAATGTTGGAACTCAGGACATCACAGGAATTCGAGGTCAACTATCTTTACCTATGGGTTTTTCAGCATCTGATGGTCCAGGCTCAATTATTCGTGCTGACAGTGACTCAAATTCATTGGCAGGGGAAAATTTTCACATCACATTTTTTGTAAATATTGATCAAAATGTCAAGATTCAACAGTATCCAGGAACTGTAAAAGTTGATTATTCTAGATTAAGAGAATCTGGAGTTCGAACAGCATTTGCTGATTTTGATTTTAAGATTACTGGAGATAGTGTGATAAATGTTAAAGCACAAGATCCTTTTCTTACATCTTTAACGACCAATAATGTAGTTATTGAGATTGCTAATGATGGTACTGCACCAATTTCCGGTGTAGACATTGTTGCAACAAATACCTCTACAGAATTGGCATCCACTTCATCATCAACTACTAATGTTGAAAATGTTGTAATTTTAGAATCAAGCTGGGACATTGGAAACATTAATCCAAAATCTGCAAGATATTTTACTGCAACTGTATATGTTCCTGAATCATTAAAGGGTGACACTTTAAGAATTCCGTTATCTATTTCATATTATAATGCACATGGAGATCTTCATACTATTTCAAAAATAGTTGATTTTTACATCAAAGGGCTGATTGATTTAACAATCTTCAATGTTGATGTGATAGAATTATCTGGAACACAAATGGTAATTGGGGAAATTATTAATGAAGGAAATGAAGATGGATTATTTGGTTTTGTTTCTATTGAACCAAAAGGTGATTCTAATATTAAACCAAGTACTCAATTTATTGATGAAATTGAAGTTGATGCACCTGTACCATTTAATGTTCCAATCGAATTTAAAGGTCAACCAAGATATGGTGAACATGAGATTACAATTACAGTTAGATACAAGGATAGTACTAGAGATGAGATATTTCTAACTCAAGATCAAATAATTACTATTGTTAAGCCCTCAAATGATGATGATACAACTGATCCTACAATGATCATAATACCAATCATTTTAATTGTAGGAGCTGCAATTTACATAATTCGTAGGCGTAAAAAAGCTACAATTGAGGCAAGTTAA
- the hsp14 gene encoding archaeal heat shock protein Hsp14, with translation MGLVKEVIKEIGNKSREFYEFVLPPIDMYLYDDNLKIIIDIPGFAKKDIELSLCGDILSINAKKIIDEKESEFLISNQRPNVIDKKIRLPIEIKQGEEKIKSAKYENGILTLIIPVIKKGKDIPIE, from the coding sequence ATGGGACTTGTAAAAGAAGTAATCAAAGAGATTGGAAATAAATCAAGAGAATTTTATGAATTTGTTTTACCGCCAATTGACATGTATCTTTATGATGACAATCTAAAAATTATAATCGATATTCCAGGATTTGCAAAAAAAGACATTGAATTATCTTTATGTGGAGATATTCTCTCTATCAATGCCAAAAAAATTATTGATGAAAAAGAATCCGAATTTTTGATTTCCAATCAAAGACCAAATGTCATTGATAAAAAAATAAGACTTCCAATTGAAATTAAACAAGGTGAAGAAAAAATTAAATCTGCAAAATATGAAAATGGTATCTTAACATTAATAATTCCTGTAATAAAAAAGGGAAAAGATATTCCTATAGAGTAA
- a CDS encoding pantoate kinase, with the protein MEATAFCPAHITGFFKAHLEGKHYNLENLGSMGAGFSIKEGVTTTVKVQAKDNQGSNFKITTKGYQADKTDVSQYVLNEFLKLGEFSTKFFDIRHEISIPVGYGLGSSSAVALSLSFALDQALNTKLNKTMIGQIAHNAEVSCKTGLGDVLASYYGGFEIRIKPGAPGIGQVKKITTDKISVIMICFSPISTNKFIKERLSQINGLGGKMVNKLLESKNYEHFQDMSLEFAKYVDVMTPRMQKIVEELSENNIKCGIALFGETIFSMIPQKIESKVLEILQKYSNDGIIIKSELDDIGARVLNN; encoded by the coding sequence ATGGAGGCCACGGCATTTTGTCCTGCACATATCACAGGTTTTTTCAAAGCCCATTTAGAAGGTAAACATTACAATTTAGAGAATTTAGGTTCAATGGGGGCTGGTTTTTCAATAAAAGAAGGAGTTACTACTACAGTTAAAGTTCAAGCAAAAGACAATCAAGGATCAAATTTTAAAATTACAACAAAAGGATATCAAGCAGACAAAACTGATGTTTCACAATACGTGTTAAATGAATTTTTAAAACTTGGGGAATTTTCAACAAAGTTTTTTGATATCAGACACGAAATATCAATCCCCGTTGGGTATGGTTTGGGATCTAGTAGTGCAGTTGCATTATCATTATCATTTGCATTAGATCAAGCTCTTAATACAAAATTAAATAAAACAATGATAGGACAAATTGCTCATAACGCAGAAGTAAGTTGTAAAACTGGGTTAGGAGACGTTTTAGCATCATATTATGGTGGATTTGAAATTCGTATTAAACCAGGTGCACCAGGAATAGGTCAAGTTAAAAAAATTACTACAGATAAAATTTCTGTAATCATGATTTGTTTTTCTCCAATATCTACAAATAAATTCATCAAAGAACGTTTATCTCAAATTAATGGACTTGGAGGAAAAATGGTAAACAAATTATTAGAATCAAAAAATTATGAACATTTTCAAGATATGTCTTTAGAATTTGCAAAATATGTAGATGTTATGACTCCAAGAATGCAAAAAATTGTTGAAGAGTTATCGGAAAATAATATCAAATGCGGAATAGCACTTTTTGGCGAAACGATTTTTTCAATGATTCCACAAAAAATAGAATCTAAAGTTTTAGAAATATTGCAGAAATATAGTAATGATGGAATAATTATTAAATCAGAATTAGATGATATTGGAGCAAGAGTTCTAAATAACTAA
- a CDS encoding ABC1 kinase family protein, with translation MSTVRTIQVLVKLLPSIFALRKDRKKWINQEKNQIDSEQFRKNARKVLDTFISLGPVYIKLGQWLSSRADILPQPYLDELSKLQDSVPPAPFDQVKPIIEKELGPINEKFDEIDPNSISGASLGQVYRGTVSDQQIVVKVKRPGIEKIVAEDLKVLKKILPLALRFVDPNLRYSANAMLSQFIETIYEEMDYTNELQNLKTIKNDMADSNKVVVPSVYDDLSSKNVLTMEYLPGIKVTNVQALDEQGIDREQLVIDVHKVFFTMLLKHSIFHADPHPGNISVTDDGKLILYDYGMVGRINNETRFKLIRLYLALVERNPSRVVNAMSELSMLTPGYNRSVIEKGIELSIRAMYGNKPDEMEVQSLMELANQTMSKFPFVLPKNLALYMRMASIIEGIYKTHNVDFKFVKVLKNILEEENLIPQAYVQELKISFDNFSKSIDSAIRLGPEIQKLMDEAQIFMKKRKPMVLLSGSIFASAIFMGSVFLHQSNESLGIIGMIISGIVITISGLFRKY, from the coding sequence ATGTCTACTGTTAGAACAATTCAAGTACTCGTTAAACTTCTACCGTCTATTTTTGCATTACGTAAAGATAGAAAGAAATGGATTAACCAAGAAAAAAATCAAATTGATTCTGAACAGTTTAGAAAAAATGCACGTAAAGTCCTTGACACCTTCATTTCATTAGGACCTGTTTACATTAAACTAGGACAATGGCTTTCTTCAAGAGCAGATATCTTACCTCAACCATATTTAGATGAACTCTCCAAACTTCAAGATAGTGTACCACCTGCTCCTTTCGATCAAGTAAAACCAATAATTGAAAAAGAACTTGGACCAATTAATGAAAAATTTGATGAGATTGATCCTAATTCTATTTCAGGTGCTTCATTAGGTCAAGTTTATCGTGGAACTGTTTCAGACCAACAAATAGTTGTAAAAGTAAAGAGACCAGGAATTGAAAAAATTGTAGCAGAAGATCTCAAAGTTTTAAAAAAAATTCTTCCACTAGCATTAAGATTCGTTGATCCTAATTTACGCTATTCCGCTAATGCAATGCTATCTCAATTTATTGAGACAATTTATGAAGAAATGGATTATACTAATGAATTACAGAATCTTAAAACAATCAAAAATGATATGGCAGATTCGAATAAAGTTGTCGTACCATCTGTTTATGATGATTTATCATCAAAAAATGTACTTACCATGGAATATCTACCGGGAATTAAGGTAACAAATGTGCAAGCTCTAGATGAGCAAGGTATCGATAGAGAGCAACTAGTCATAGATGTCCATAAGGTATTTTTTACAATGCTTCTCAAACATTCTATTTTTCATGCTGATCCCCACCCAGGTAACATATCAGTCACTGATGATGGAAAACTCATTTTGTACGATTATGGAATGGTTGGACGAATAAACAATGAAACAAGATTCAAGTTAATTCGACTTTATCTTGCGTTAGTTGAAAGAAATCCTTCAAGAGTAGTCAATGCGATGAGTGAACTTTCAATGCTTACTCCTGGATATAATAGATCTGTAATTGAAAAAGGAATTGAACTATCCATTCGTGCAATGTACGGAAACAAACCTGATGAAATGGAAGTACAAAGTTTAATGGAGCTTGCAAACCAAACTATGAGCAAATTTCCATTTGTATTGCCAAAAAATTTAGCATTATACATGAGAATGGCATCTATTATTGAAGGAATTTACAAAACACATAACGTTGATTTTAAATTTGTTAAAGTTTTAAAAAATATTCTTGAAGAAGAAAATCTTATTCCACAAGCATATGTACAAGAATTAAAAATTTCATTTGATAATTTTTCAAAATCAATTGATTCTGCAATTCGTTTAGGACCTGAGATACAAAAATTAATGGATGAAGCTCAAATTTTTATGAAAAAAAGAAAGCCAATGGTTTTACTAAGTGGAAGTATTTTTGCATCAGCAATTTTTATGGGATCAGTATTTTTGCATCAGTCAAATGAATCACTTGGAATTATTGGAATGATTATCTCTGGTATTGTAATAACAATTTCAGGACTATTTCGAAAATATTAG
- a CDS encoding 4-phosphopantoate--beta-alanine ligase produces MSLIPKSHPRAKSLLIREKLVDGFDNGLVAKEGLLAQGRGEAFDYLLGEKTSKAAMQAIRAAASQLLLAEMPVISVNGNIAALCPKQIVRLSKQVKAKLEVNLFYSNEKRKQAIIKTLKKNGAKEILGSKNTSSKKLPGIDSARRIVDKDGIFVADVVVVPLEDGDRTMALRRAGKTVITFDLNPLSRTSETANITIVDNVTRAIDLLIIESKKLSKKNQKTLQKIISDFDNKKNLRDNVIQIKNNLTRRAKIA; encoded by the coding sequence ATGTCTTTAATTCCTAAATCTCATCCAAGAGCTAAATCACTATTAATTCGTGAAAAACTCGTTGATGGATTTGATAATGGATTAGTTGCAAAAGAAGGTCTTTTAGCTCAAGGTAGAGGAGAAGCTTTTGATTATCTTTTAGGAGAAAAAACAAGTAAGGCTGCTATGCAGGCAATTAGGGCTGCAGCATCACAATTACTCTTAGCAGAAATGCCTGTCATCTCTGTAAATGGTAATATTGCAGCATTATGCCCAAAACAGATTGTAAGACTTTCTAAGCAAGTTAAAGCAAAACTAGAGGTAAATCTATTCTATTCAAATGAGAAAAGAAAACAGGCGATCATCAAAACTCTCAAAAAAAATGGCGCAAAAGAAATTCTAGGTTCAAAAAATACTTCCTCAAAAAAACTTCCAGGTATTGATTCAGCAAGAAGGATTGTAGATAAGGATGGAATTTTTGTAGCAGATGTAGTAGTAGTTCCATTAGAAGATGGGGATAGAACAATGGCACTTAGAAGGGCAGGAAAAACAGTCATTACATTTGATCTAAATCCTCTCTCTAGGACTTCAGAAACCGCAAACATTACAATTGTAGATAATGTAACACGAGCAATTGATTTGTTGATTATAGAATCAAAAAAATTATCAAAAAAGAACCAAAAAACTCTTCAAAAAATTATCAGTGATTTTGACAACAAAAAAAATCTTAGGGACAATGTTATTCAAATAAAAAATAATTTGACAAGGAGAGCCAAAATTGCATAA
- a CDS encoding NUDIX hydrolase codes for MPAGTLEKKEEPVKCAFRELEEETGYRAKKMTPLITYYPSIGYNSEIIHCFVASGLKKISDLNLDEDEILSVVKMDFKKVLSMIKSGKIQDSKTICAILAYASKKKIY; via the coding sequence ATTCCTGCAGGTACACTAGAAAAGAAGGAAGAGCCAGTAAAATGTGCATTTAGAGAATTGGAGGAAGAAACAGGCTATAGAGCAAAAAAAATGACTCCTCTCATTACATATTATCCATCAATCGGTTATAATTCAGAGATTATTCATTGTTTTGTAGCCTCAGGATTAAAGAAAATATCTGATTTGAACCTTGATGAGGATGAAATATTATCAGTAGTAAAAATGGATTTCAAAAAAGTTCTATCAATGATCAAGTCAGGTAAAATACAGGATTCAAAAACAATATGTGCAATTTTGGCATATGCTTCAAAGAAAAAAATATACTAA
- a CDS encoding phosphate signaling complex PhoU family protein: MTKFVRRLQRIGSSILVSLPKEWVDANNLDKSSQVEIETGQDSISISANKETRPTKELVISYPLPKEENIVANITGAYLLGYDIIVINSKSIIPGKDREDIRNSMRRLVGMEIIEEDASHINMQFLLDATTLNPAKILKRMSSIALGMYDDVLNGLISDDKSNLQTLSKRDVEVNRQYFLLVRLIRSTLVDKRLANVFNLENIDVLDYRVAASVLENAGDSIVELSDFIFNFSLSKEYSKKIYDVVKDFNKVAEKSIDAFTKPDRLLAIEAISMHKQYERKLSLLRTSLGNKKQIPLDFLDLLYMFERIAQSWADVADLVQPIYNE, encoded by the coding sequence TTGACTAAATTTGTTCGACGCCTACAAAGAATTGGAAGTAGTATCTTAGTGTCATTACCTAAGGAATGGGTTGATGCAAATAATTTGGATAAAAGTAGCCAAGTTGAAATTGAAACTGGTCAAGACAGTATTTCGATATCTGCAAATAAAGAAACAAGGCCTACAAAAGAACTTGTGATTTCTTATCCGTTACCTAAAGAAGAAAACATTGTAGCTAACATCACAGGAGCTTATCTTTTAGGATATGACATCATAGTAATTAATTCAAAATCAATTATTCCTGGTAAAGATAGAGAAGACATTCGTAATTCAATGAGACGTTTAGTAGGTATGGAAATAATTGAAGAAGATGCATCTCATATTAACATGCAATTTCTTTTGGATGCAACAACTCTCAATCCTGCAAAAATTCTGAAACGAATGAGTTCTATTGCACTAGGGATGTATGATGATGTATTAAATGGATTAATTTCAGATGACAAATCAAATTTACAAACATTATCAAAACGTGATGTTGAAGTAAACAGACAATATTTCTTACTTGTACGTTTAATACGAAGTACCTTAGTTGACAAAAGATTAGCCAATGTATTTAATTTAGAAAATATTGATGTATTAGATTATAGAGTCGCAGCAAGTGTTCTTGAAAATGCAGGTGACTCTATTGTAGAATTATCTGATTTTATCTTCAACTTTTCTTTATCCAAAGAATATTCAAAAAAAATCTATGATGTGGTAAAAGATTTTAATAAAGTTGCTGAAAAATCTATTGATGCATTTACAAAACCTGATAGACTTTTAGCTATTGAAGCTATATCTATGCATAAACAATATGAAAGAAAACTTAGTTTATTACGAACTTCATTAGGAAATAAAAAACAAATTCCATTGGATTTTCTAGATTTGCTGTACATGTTTGAAAGAATTGCACAGTCTTGGGCTGATGTTGCAGATCTTGTACAACCTATCTATAATGAATGA